The Lactuca sativa cultivar Salinas chromosome 2, Lsat_Salinas_v11, whole genome shotgun sequence genome includes a window with the following:
- the LOC111912387 gene encoding uncharacterized protein LOC111912387, producing MDAVIEIDGQQQLINAVPDLSIHDQEEKNEVVSSNEETLHPKTSLSDEDHHGVCAICLNQIALQETALVKGCEHAYCVICILRWATYKKEPTCPQCKNPFEFLNIHRSLDGSIHDYMFEESVCLLLRASWFHPLHIEPHEEPEDHHHITQDFFYSYDYEEEEEDEDLDEVYLGRASNINIRIGNRRWGHNGFVRAGKQEARPVHQQPPSNFQDSGGAGPSSREPKKKETGGGGGGGGARDVAAVGRRAKRTMKREAADKAAAAKHQQHLVRLGRN from the exons ATGGATGCAGTCATTGAGATCGATGGCCAACAACAGCTCATCAACGCCGTTCCAGATCTATCGATCCATGACCAG GAGGAGAAGAACGAAGTGGTTTCTAGTAACGAAGAGACTCTGCATCCGAAAACTTCATTATCTGATGAAGATCATCACGGGGTTTGTGCAATTTGTTTGAATCAGATCGCGTTACAGGAAACCGCCCTCGTAAAAGGTTGCGAGCATGCCTACTG TGTGATTTGCATCCTCCGATGGGCCACATATAAAAAGGAACCAACTTGCCCACAATGCAAGAACCCATTCGAGTTCCTCAATATCCATCGTTCTCTTGATGGCAG CATCCATGACTACATGTTTGAGGAAAGTGTTTGCCTCCTCTTAAGAGCCTCATGGTTCCACCCTCTACACATCGAACCCCATGAAGAACCCGAAGATCATCATCACATCACACAAGACTTCTTCTATTCATACGactatgaagaagaagaagaagatgaagatttagATGAAGTCTACCTTGGACGCGCATCAAACATCAACATCCGTATCGGTAACCGGAGGTGGGGCCACAACGGGTTTGTCCGGGCGGGGAAACAAGAAGCCCGGCCCGTCCACCAACAACCACCGTCTAATTTTCAAGATTCCGGTGGCGCTGGCCCTTCATCGCGTGAGCCAAAGAAGAAGGAaaccggtggtggtggtggtggtggtggtgctagGGATGTGGCGGCGGTGGGGCGGCGGGCGAAGAGGACGATGAAACGTGAGGCGGCGGATAAGGCGGCTGCTGCGAAACATCAGCAGCATTTGGTTAGGCTCGGGCGTAACTGA